From a region of the Mauremys mutica isolate MM-2020 ecotype Southern chromosome 12, ASM2049712v1, whole genome shotgun sequence genome:
- the LOC123346485 gene encoding olfactory receptor 1009-like — translation MKNQTTVTEFILLGLSSDPQMQIFLFLLFLVIYLITLGGNIVIMVVIKADSHLHAPMYFFLFHLSFVDLCYSSVTVPKMLMNFLAEHKTVSVNGCIAQMFLFILSVGAEIFILSALAFDRYAAICDPLCYMNTMNKGICVHLVSGAWAIGFIDALLNTVFALKLHFCGPNQISHFSCELPSLLQLSCTDTLTNQVVLLTSPVVFGLSSLLFTLISYIHINFTILRIRSTEGRHKAFSTCSSHLIVVGLLYLTAFSQYTKPSSVSSVVLDEMVSIQYSILTPMLNPIIYCLKNKEVKTAVEKTLGKFKFLK, via the coding sequence atgaaaaatcaaaccaCAGTGACCGAATTTATCCTCCTGGGACTTTCCAGTGACCCACAGATGCAGATTTTCCTCTTTCTCCTTTTTTTAGTTATTTACCTCATCACTCTGGGTGGTAATATAGTGATCATGGTGGTGATAAAAGCTGATTCTCACCTTCACGCACCTATGTACTTTTTCCTCTTCCATTTATCCTTTGTTGATCTCTGCTATTCCTCAGTCACGGTGCCTAAAATGCTGATGAACTTCCTAGCAGAGCACAAAACTGTTTCTGTCAATGGCTGCATTGCTCAGATGTTCCTTTTTATCCTCTCAGTTGGTGCTGAAATTTTCATTCTCTCAGCATTGGCTTTTGACCGCTACGCTGCCATCTGTGATCCATTGTGTTACATGAATACAATGAACAAAGGGATCTGTGTTCATCTAGTGAGTGGTGCCTGGGCAATAGGCTTCATTGATGCCCTGcttaacactgtttttgccctCAAGTTGCATTTCTGTGGGCCCAATCAAATCAGCCATTTCAGCTGTGAGCTCCCTTCTCTGTTACAGCTGTCCTGCACTGACACCCTCACCAATCAAGTGGTCCTTCTTACTTCTCCTGTGGTATTTGGGTTGAGCTCCCTCCTCTTCACGCTGATCTCCTACATTCACATCAACTTCACTATCCTGAGGATACGCTCTACGGagggccggcataaagccttctccacctgcagctcccacctgatTGTGGTTGGTTTGTTGTACTTGACAGCTTTTTCCCAGTACACAAAACCCAGCTCAGTCTCCTCTGTGGTGCTCGATGAAATGGTCTCCATCCAGTACAGCATCTTAAcccccatgttaaaccccatcatctactgcctgaaaaacaaggaggtgaaaACAGCTGTAGAGAAAACATTGGGGAAATTCAAATTTCTCAAGTAG